A window of Mixophyes fleayi isolate aMixFle1 chromosome 10, aMixFle1.hap1, whole genome shotgun sequence contains these coding sequences:
- the PLEKHF1 gene encoding pleckstrin homology domain-containing family F member 1, translating to MVDHLAYTEINSQRIAAVEACFGAAGQPLAYPGRVLVGEGILTKECRKKPKPRVFFLFSDILVYGSIVINKVKYSGQHIIPLEDVTTETLPDNGDMRNRWMLKTSKKSFVVCAASFTERKEWISHIKECSSRMLQKTGRQPPSTHAAPWIPDKATDICMRCTHTKFTTITRRHHCRNCGFVVCQDCSKSRFVIPSLSSKPLRVCALCHRKLMSEKIAEKEELERQALELQKEIPVYDPSSEEDSDNDDEKSSVFSTNEDFYSSSWSAFHA from the coding sequence ATGGTGGATCACCTTGCTTACACAGAGATCAATAGCCAACGGATAGCGGCTGTCGAAGCTTGTTTTGGAGCAGCCGGCCAACCTCTTGCTTATCCGGGAAGAGTTCTCGTGGGTGAAGGGATATTAACCAAAGAATGCCGGAAAAAACCCAAGCCTAGGGTTTTCTTTCTCTTCAGTGACATTCTTGTATATGGGTCCATCGTGATCAATAAAGTCAAATACAGCGGTCAACACATAATCCCCTTGGAAGACGTAACCACCGAGACGCTTCCCGATAATGGAGACATGAGGAACCGGTGGATGCTGAAGACGTCGAAGAAGTCTTTCGTGGTCTGTGCCGCCTCTTTCACCGAACGGAAGGAGTGGATCAGTCACATCAAAGAATGTTCTAGTCGGATGCTGCAAAAAACCGGCAGACAACCCCCCAGCACACACGCGGCTCCGTGGATTCCCGACAAAGCCACCGATATCTGCATGCGCTGCACTCATACCAAGTTTACAACAATAACTCGTAGGCACCATTGTCGCAACTGCGGCTTTGTCGTATGTCAGGATTGCTCCAAGAGTAGGTTTGTGATACCATCTCTATCTTCCAAGCCCTTAAGAGTGTGTGCCCTGTGCCACAGAAAGCTGATGTCCGAGAAAATAGCCGAAAAAGAAGAACTTGAGAGGCAAGCTCTCGAGTTACAGAAAGAGATACCAGTGTACGATCCTTCAAGTGAAGAAGACAGTGACAACGATGATGAAAAGAGCAGTGTCTTTTCCACCAACGAAGATTTCTATTCTTCCTCATGGTCTGCTTTCCATGCGTGA